In one Sander lucioperca isolate FBNREF2018 chromosome 7, SLUC_FBN_1.2, whole genome shotgun sequence genomic region, the following are encoded:
- the ldhd gene encoding probable D-lactate dehydrogenase, mitochondrial isoform X1, with the protein MLLGLTPSRRLLSHRHCLLQCRSIKSENTARSTTLDSVLSAFRSICGEDGVSLGEAVRQQHGKDESVHRCCPPDVVVFPRCVEEVSALAKVCNNHRLPIIPFGTGTGLEGGVSAVTGGVCFSLRNMDQVLDVHQEDFDVTVEPGVTRKALNAYLRDTGLWFPVDPGADASLCGMAATSASGTNAVRYGTMRENVLNLEVVLADGNIIHTAGKGRRPRKTSAGYNLTNLFVGSEGTLGIITKTTLRLYGIPEAVVSAVCSFPSVQAAVDSTVQILQAGVPIARIEFLDDVMIDACNRFSSLSYPVTPTLFLEFHGSERSLEEQVQTAEDITQSNGGSDFQWARDAETRNRLWKARHDAWYAALALRPGCKAYSTDVCVPLSRLPQIIVETKEDLIKNRLTGPIAGHVGDGNFHCLMVVDPNDPEEQRGVHLFTERLARRALAMDGTCTGEHGVGLGKRALLCEEMGPMAVGVMQRLKDTLDPKNLMNPGKVLQPREL; encoded by the exons ATGTTGCTTGGCTTGACACCTAGTCGACGGTTGCTGTCTCACCGACATTGCCTCCTGCAGTGTCGCAGCATTAAATCAGAAAACACCGCCAGA aGTACTACCCTGGACAGCGTGCTGTCTGCATTCAGGTCTATATGTGGAGAGGACGGCGTCTCATTGGGTGAAGCTGTCAGGCAGCAACATGGCAAAGATGAGTCTGTACACag ATGTTGTCCCCCAGATGTGGTGGTGTTTCCTCGTTGTGTAGAGGAGGTCAGCGCCCTGGCCAAGGTCTGCAACAACCACCGCCTTCCCATCATCCCCTTTGGCACTGGAACCGGCCTGGAGGGAGGGGTCAGCGCAGTCACg GGTGGTGTGTGCTTCAGTCTGAGGAACATGGACCAGGTTCTGGACGTCCACCAGGAGGACTTTGACGTGACGGTGGAGCCTGGTGTGACTCGGAAGGCCCTCAACGCCTACCTGCGAGACACCGGCCTATGGTTTCCTGTTG ATCCCGGGGCCGATGCGTCTCTGTGTGGCATGGCTGCCACGAGTGCGTCTGGTACCAATGCAGTGCGTTATGGAACCATGAGGGAAAACGTTCTAAACCTGGAGGTTGTGCTGGCTGATGGGAACATCATACACACGGCCGGAAAGGGCCGACGTCCCAG GAAGACATCCGCAGGATACAACCTGACCAACCTGTTTGTGGGGTCAGAGGGCACTCTGGGGATCATCACCAAGACTACGTTGCGCCTGTACGGCATCCCAGAGGCCGTGGTGTCGGCCGTCTGCTCTTTCCCCTCTGTGCAGGCTGCAGTAGACAGCACAGTGCAGATCCTACAAGCGGGAGTACCCATCGCTCGCATCG AGTTTCTGGATGATGTGATGATTGATGCGTGTAACAGGTTCAGCTCTCTGTCCTACCCTGTGACCCCAACTCTGTTCCTGGAGTTCCACGGCTCCGAGCGAAGCCTCGAGGAACAGGTCCAAACAGCCG AGGACATCACTCAGAGTAATGGTGGTTCCGATTTTCAGTGGGCTCGAGATGCAGAAACTCGGAACCGGTTATGGAAAGCTCGCCATGACGCCTGGTACGCTGCTCTGGCTCTCAGACCTGGCTGCAAG GCTTACTCTACAgatgtgtgtgtccctctgtcTCGACTGCCTCAGATCATAGTGGAGACAAAGGAGGACCTGATTAAGAACAGACTCACAG GTCCAATAGCGGGTCATGTGGGTGATGGTAACTTCCACTGTCTGATGGTGGTGGACCCCAACGACCCAGAGGAGCAGCGCGGGGTCCACCTCTTCACAGAGAGACTGGCCAG GCGAGCACTGGCCATGGATGGAACATGTACGGGGGAGCACGGAGTGGGCTTAGGGAAGAGAGCACTGCTGTGTGAAGAGATGGGACCCATGGCTGTCGGGGTCATGCAGCGTCTCAAGGACACGCTCGACCCAAAGAACCTGATGAACCCTGGGAAAGTTCTGCAGCCAAGGGAACTATAA
- the ldhd gene encoding probable D-lactate dehydrogenase, mitochondrial isoform X2, with product MLLGLTPSRRLLSHRHCLLQCRSIKSENTARATLDSVLSAFRSICGEDGVSLGEAVRQQHGKDESVHRCCPPDVVVFPRCVEEVSALAKVCNNHRLPIIPFGTGTGLEGGVSAVTGGVCFSLRNMDQVLDVHQEDFDVTVEPGVTRKALNAYLRDTGLWFPVDPGADASLCGMAATSASGTNAVRYGTMRENVLNLEVVLADGNIIHTAGKGRRPRKTSAGYNLTNLFVGSEGTLGIITKTTLRLYGIPEAVVSAVCSFPSVQAAVDSTVQILQAGVPIARIEFLDDVMIDACNRFSSLSYPVTPTLFLEFHGSERSLEEQVQTAEDITQSNGGSDFQWARDAETRNRLWKARHDAWYAALALRPGCKAYSTDVCVPLSRLPQIIVETKEDLIKNRLTGPIAGHVGDGNFHCLMVVDPNDPEEQRGVHLFTERLARRALAMDGTCTGEHGVGLGKRALLCEEMGPMAVGVMQRLKDTLDPKNLMNPGKVLQPREL from the exons ATGTTGCTTGGCTTGACACCTAGTCGACGGTTGCTGTCTCACCGACATTGCCTCCTGCAGTGTCGCAGCATTAAATCAGAAAACACCGCCAGAG CTACCCTGGACAGCGTGCTGTCTGCATTCAGGTCTATATGTGGAGAGGACGGCGTCTCATTGGGTGAAGCTGTCAGGCAGCAACATGGCAAAGATGAGTCTGTACACag ATGTTGTCCCCCAGATGTGGTGGTGTTTCCTCGTTGTGTAGAGGAGGTCAGCGCCCTGGCCAAGGTCTGCAACAACCACCGCCTTCCCATCATCCCCTTTGGCACTGGAACCGGCCTGGAGGGAGGGGTCAGCGCAGTCACg GGTGGTGTGTGCTTCAGTCTGAGGAACATGGACCAGGTTCTGGACGTCCACCAGGAGGACTTTGACGTGACGGTGGAGCCTGGTGTGACTCGGAAGGCCCTCAACGCCTACCTGCGAGACACCGGCCTATGGTTTCCTGTTG ATCCCGGGGCCGATGCGTCTCTGTGTGGCATGGCTGCCACGAGTGCGTCTGGTACCAATGCAGTGCGTTATGGAACCATGAGGGAAAACGTTCTAAACCTGGAGGTTGTGCTGGCTGATGGGAACATCATACACACGGCCGGAAAGGGCCGACGTCCCAG GAAGACATCCGCAGGATACAACCTGACCAACCTGTTTGTGGGGTCAGAGGGCACTCTGGGGATCATCACCAAGACTACGTTGCGCCTGTACGGCATCCCAGAGGCCGTGGTGTCGGCCGTCTGCTCTTTCCCCTCTGTGCAGGCTGCAGTAGACAGCACAGTGCAGATCCTACAAGCGGGAGTACCCATCGCTCGCATCG AGTTTCTGGATGATGTGATGATTGATGCGTGTAACAGGTTCAGCTCTCTGTCCTACCCTGTGACCCCAACTCTGTTCCTGGAGTTCCACGGCTCCGAGCGAAGCCTCGAGGAACAGGTCCAAACAGCCG AGGACATCACTCAGAGTAATGGTGGTTCCGATTTTCAGTGGGCTCGAGATGCAGAAACTCGGAACCGGTTATGGAAAGCTCGCCATGACGCCTGGTACGCTGCTCTGGCTCTCAGACCTGGCTGCAAG GCTTACTCTACAgatgtgtgtgtccctctgtcTCGACTGCCTCAGATCATAGTGGAGACAAAGGAGGACCTGATTAAGAACAGACTCACAG GTCCAATAGCGGGTCATGTGGGTGATGGTAACTTCCACTGTCTGATGGTGGTGGACCCCAACGACCCAGAGGAGCAGCGCGGGGTCCACCTCTTCACAGAGAGACTGGCCAG GCGAGCACTGGCCATGGATGGAACATGTACGGGGGAGCACGGAGTGGGCTTAGGGAAGAGAGCACTGCTGTGTGAAGAGATGGGACCCATGGCTGTCGGGGTCATGCAGCGTCTCAAGGACACGCTCGACCCAAAGAACCTGATGAACCCTGGGAAAGTTCTGCAGCCAAGGGAACTATAA